The DNA segment TGGGCATGAGGACCGCCGCGTGCTGCGACTGGCGACAGAACTGGTAGACCACATCCGTCGATGTGCCCCAGTTGGCGTCGATGAGGCATCGCTCGACCTTCAGGTGCGCCCCGTCTTCGCGCCGCCACTCGCGGCCCAAGAGGTCATTGGTCAAGGTCTCCAGCCCGGCGTAAATCGCGCCCTCCAGCCCCGCGCCCTTGGCAGCGAGCTGGAGCGTCCGCGTCGCGTCCCGCAAAGTAAAGTAGCGCCTCTTCTGGTCGGGATAGGCGTTGTAATCGAGGACATAGCCCGTGAAGTCTTCTGCCCAGGCCGCGACCAGCCAGAAGAGGAGCTTGCCCTGCACGTCGATAAACATCGTCAGGTGGTCCGCGCCGAGGGGGACTTCGCCGCAGCGATAGCCGTTGAGCTTCTGGGCCACCTGGTCGGCGGTGAGGAGCTCATCATCCTCGACGCCCTTCTCCGGCAGCGGCTCGTTCTGGTACTCGGCGAAGAACGCCGCCTCGTCCTGGAGCTTGAGATTCATGGCGTGCTGGATGGCACTGGCCTCGTCGTGGTTGAACCGCTCCGGCCAGGCCACCACTGCGCCGTCATCGAGCGCCTCGCGGTTGGCCTCGTAGAACGCCGTCGCCTCCCGCATGTCGCCGTGGACGCGAAGGCTCTCGGCGCGAATCTCGGCGTACTTGGCCCAGAGCTTCTCGTTCGCGGGGAACGAATAGACCATCCGCGTGCGTTCGCCGTTCCATTCCGGGTGCTTCTCCCGGTCGAGGATGCTGTCGGCCATGTCGCCGGGGCGGATGACCGTGCAGGGCATGATGCCGCTGATCTTCTTGCCTGGCCCCGCGAGGCCCAGCACCGCGCCCGCAAGAATCCGCTCCCGCGTGGCGCACTGGGAAAGCGACCGCGCCGACTCGTCCGTCTGCGGGTCGTCCAGGACCACCAGCGACGGGCGGACGGTCTGGCCATCGGCCCGCTTGTACTTCATACCCCGGATGCGGCCGGTGATGCCTGCCACTTTGATGATGGCCCCGCTGGCCTTCGAGCCGGGCATGGTTGGCAGAACGACCTCGTTCGCCGTCCAGCCGATGTGCGTCCTTTCGCCCTTGTAGAGCTGGCCCGAGCACCGGTTGGCGATGCCGTCGAGGCACCGGATGGGGTGGACGACCTCGGGGAAGTCGGCCTCCAGGAGGTCGTTGCCGTCGAGCTCCATCTTGATGCTGTCGAGCATCTCGATGGCGTGGACCTCGGACGCGCCGATGAGGCAGACGAACTCGCGGTGGCCGTAGAGCACGGCCCAGAGGCACGCACACTCAGCGATGCTGGTCTTGCCGCTGCCCCTGGGCATGGCCAGGGCGAAGAGGCCGCCGTGCAACACCGCCTGCTCGATGCGGGCGATGACCTTCAGGTGGTCGGACGACCAGCCCAGGTAGAACGTCATCGGGAAATACGCCTGGCAGAAGAACCGAAAGTCCCTCTCGGCCGCTGCTTTGCGCTCCGGGTCCACGACGGCGGGCAGTTCGCCGATGTCGCGCCCGGCCTCGGAGAGCGCCCGGTTCCGCGCGGCGGCGCGTTCCTTGAGCGCCTCGTACTCGGCGCTGGGGTCAACGACCTTCCTCGGCGCGTGCCGCTGGTCCACCAGCCACGCCACGTAGCGGAAGAGGTCCACGCGCCGCCCGTCGCCGATGCGAAAGCCCGCCCGCATGCGATGGCGGTAGAGCTGGCGCTCGTCCAGGACCGTCCCCAGCGGCGTCGAGTTCAACAGCCGCGCCAGGTCGGCGGGCTTGAGGTTGCGGGGGTCAATCGCCACGGGCGGCCATCTCCTTCGCCAGCCAGGCAGCATAATGCACGAGGTTGACCGTCCCGTCGGCGTTCACCGGCGCGCCCGCCTCGATGTCCCGGCGGATGTTCTCGACGGTCGCGTACCGAGCGCCCACGGCCGCCAGGACGCGGGTGGCCTGCTGGAGCGTCATGGCCGACGGGCTCAGCGCCCCCCTGTCTGCCGTGCCGGGCACGGCACAGGCAGGCGCGCCGCCGGGTGCGGCAGGGCCTTGCGGCGGGTGCGGGGCAATCTGCCCGGAATCTTCGCTACGCGACATAAGTCTTTACCCCTCCGAAACATGCGACATCAGGAATTCCGCGCTTTTCCGGCAGATTGCCCTTGGCATGTCCGCCCGGCCACGGCCTGATCGGATCGCTGGCATGGCCAGCGCGAAACCTGCCTGTCGGCAGGCAGGCCGAAAGGAGCGAGAACCATGAAGACGACGCGAATCGACATCGAAGGGCCGCTCGGAAGCGCGACCATCCGCCGCGACGGCCGGCGGATCGTCATCACCGGAACGCGGGTGACGAAGGTCGTCGAGCGCCGCGACGGCGAAGGCGTGCCGGTCGGCGAGGCGTTCCAGCTTGAGGCCGACGCCAGGGACACGGCGCTGAACGGGCAGGTCGCCCGGACGCTCCAGTGCTACCTCGACGGCCACCGCGGCACGGCCGGCGACGTCGCCGCGTACCGGCGGGTCATCGAGACCTTCGAGGACTGAAACGCAAGCGTGGCCGGCGCTATCCGGCAAGGAAAGGAACGAACTATGGCCAAGGGCAACGAGAACGTTTTGGGCGTGTCGATTGGCAAGGGGCTGATTGACCGGCTGAAGAAGCAGGCGGTCCGCGAGACCGCCAAGTTGGAGCGGCCCGTGACGGTCACCGAGATCGTCAAGGACGCGGTGGAGGAGTACCTCGGCTACTGGGAGACCGGCATCAATGCCGCCGAGTTCCAGAAGGCCGGGACCGACGACCCCGCCGACCCCGGCAAGGAACTGCGGGACCTGGTCCAGGACTGCGTCTCGCCGGAGGCCGCGGCGGTGATGGCCACGGCTCTCCTGGGGGCGCGTCCGACCGGCGACGACGCCGTGGACCGCGGCGTCCGTTGGTTCGCAGAGCAGTTGGCCGAGGTTCTCGGTGGCTGGGACCGCGCGAGCGACATCTTGGCCGAGTTGGGCTACATCACCATCGACCACAGGTAGGAGGTGCAAGCCATGAAGAAGAAAGAGGTCGTCATCGGTGGCCGCTACCTGGCGAAGGTCAGCGGCCGGGTCGTGCCGGTGCGGATCACCGGCGAGTCCAGGTACGGCGGATGGGACGCGGTCAACGTCGAGACGAACCGCGCCGTCCGCATCAGAGGGGCGCAGCGGCTTCGCAGGCCGGCCGACGCCGCAACGCGCCAAGCAATCGCCGGCGAGGAGACGGACATGAGCAAGGCAAGAAAGGTCGTGTTGGGCCACGTCTATTCGGTGGCCGTGGGCGGCTCGTACCTCCCGGTGCGGGTCGACTCTGGGCTCGGGCACGGGCGGTACGAGGGCACGGTCTTCCAGCCCGACGGCAAGCAGAAGACCGTGAAGTTCTCCACCGACCGCGTCCGGGGCGATGGCCAGCCGGAGGACCAGTGGCGGAAGAAGCAGGAGGCCGGCAAGCAGGAGCGCGAGACCCAGGCGCTTCAGACGGCCGCCAAGGTCGCCTCGAAGGTCCTGGGCGTCCCGGTCGGCGTCGTGCCGCCGAAGCCCACGGTCACCGAGACCGCTGACGAGCCGAAGCCCGGCAAGAAGGCCGAGCGCGCCGATGGCACGATGAGCGGCCTCGACGCGGCGGCGAAGGTCCTGGCCGACGCGGGCGAGCCGCTCAACTGCCGAACAATCGTCGAGCGGGCCGTCGAGAAGGGGTACTGGAAGACCGGCG comes from the Planctomycetota bacterium genome and includes:
- a CDS encoding phage terminase large subunit family protein, yielding MAIDPRNLKPADLARLLNSTPLGTVLDERQLYRHRMRAGFRIGDGRRVDLFRYVAWLVDQRHAPRKVVDPSAEYEALKERAAARNRALSEAGRDIGELPAVVDPERKAAAERDFRFFCQAYFPMTFYLGWSSDHLKVIARIEQAVLHGGLFALAMPRGSGKTSIAECACLWAVLYGHREFVCLIGASEVHAIEMLDSIKMELDGNDLLEADFPEVVHPIRCLDGIANRCSGQLYKGERTHIGWTANEVVLPTMPGSKASGAIIKVAGITGRIRGMKYKRADGQTVRPSLVVLDDPQTDESARSLSQCATRERILAGAVLGLAGPGKKISGIMPCTVIRPGDMADSILDREKHPEWNGERTRMVYSFPANEKLWAKYAEIRAESLRVHGDMREATAFYEANREALDDGAVVAWPERFNHDEASAIQHAMNLKLQDEAAFFAEYQNEPLPEKGVEDDELLTADQVAQKLNGYRCGEVPLGADHLTMFIDVQGKLLFWLVAAWAEDFTGYVLDYNAYPDQKRRYFTLRDATRTLQLAAKGAGLEGAIYAGLETLTNDLLGREWRREDGAHLKVERCLIDANWGTSTDVVYQFCRQSQHAAVLMPSHGRFVGASSIPFSEYRRKRGDRVGLNWRIPSVHGRRAIRHVLFDSNYWKSFIHARLAVAMGDKGCLSLFGRDPEAHRLLAEHLTSEYRVKTEGRGRVVDEWKLRPEASENHWLDCLVGCAVAASMQGVVLPGTDAKAAVKRERVRLSELQRSKR
- a CDS encoding winged helix-turn-helix domain-containing protein, translating into MKKKEVVIGGRYLAKVSGRVVPVRITGESRYGGWDAVNVETNRAVRIRGAQRLRRPADAATRQAIAGEETDMSKARKVVLGHVYSVAVGGSYLPVRVDSGLGHGRYEGTVFQPDGKQKTVKFSTDRVRGDGQPEDQWRKKQEAGKQERETQALQTAAKVASKVLGVPVGVVPPKPTVTETADEPKPGKKAERADGTMSGLDAAAKVLADAGEPLNCRTIVERAVEKGYWKTGGKTPSATVYAAILREIQKKGDASRFAKADRGMFTLKA